A stretch of DNA from Oceanispirochaeta sp. M1:
ATGCCCGTATGGGTTTCCTTTGAGTATATGGCTCAGAGTATTGCTCTCCTTTCGGGGATTGCCCATGTACAGACAGGGGGAGTTCCCAAGATCGGTTTTATTATGGGTGTGAGGGACTGCAGCATGGAACAGGCATGGTTCGAATTGGCCGATGAGGTGACAATCCAGGTTCTGGAGGAATTCCGGGAGGGAGATGTTGCTGTTTTTGAAGGCAGGGCTCTGGTTGGTGATAAGCTGTATTGCAGTGCTGTATTAAGTGTTGTTGAGAATAATAAAGAACTTATGGATCAGTGGACTGATAAATTTTCCATTGCATAAACAAGGTTCGATAAACAGGATAAAATAATATGAAGAAAAGAGTTTTGGTAACAGGGGCCAGTAAGGGAATCGGTCGGGCAATTGCTCTGGCTGCAGCCGAGAATGGATTTGATCTGGCTATTCATTACAATAAGGATATCAAGGGTGCGGAAGAGACAGCTGCTCTTGCAGCTGAACTGGGTGCATCCAGCTCCATACTGGGCTTTGATATATCAGACAGAGATAAATGTGAAAAAATCCTCACAGAGGATATGGATAAACTGGGTACATATTATGGTGTTGTCTGCAATGCCGGAGTCAGCTCTGATAACGCCTTCCCTTCTATCACATCAGAAGACTGGGATTATGTCGTTCATACTAACCTTGATGGATTTTATAATGTTCTCCATCCCCTGGTTATGCCCATGGTAAGGGCAAAGAAGGGCGGACGTATTATTACTTTATCATCAGTTTCCGGAATAATCGGAAATCGTGGACAGGTGAATTACAGTGCCTCCAAGGCGGGGATAATCGGAGCGACTAAAGCTCTTGCCGTAGAGTTGGGTAAAAGAAAAATTACGGTGAACTGTATTGCTCCCGGTGTTATTGAAAGTGATATGACCAAGGATATTCCCTGGGATCATATAAGCTCTTCTGTTCCTCTCAGACGCATGGGGAAACCAGAGGAAGTCGGCTCTCTGGCAGCTTTTCTATTATCCGATGGAGCTTCTTATATCAGCAGACAGGTCATTTCTGTGAACGGGGGAATGATATGAACAAACGTGTAGTAGTTACGGGTGGTGCAGCTATTACTCCCCTGGGGAGTGACTGGGACACTATCGAAGCCGGCTTGAGAGCTAAGGAAAATGCCGTTGTCCGTATGAGTGAATGGGACCGCTATGATGGTTTAAATACAAGGCTGGCCGCACCGGCTGACTGGACAGCACCCAAATATCCAAGAAAGAAAACCAGAGGAATGGGACGAGTTTCTTATATGGCTGTTCATGCAACTGAAATGGCTCTGGAAAAGGCAGGACTTATAGATCATCCTATTCTCACCAGCGGTAAAGCAGGAATATCATATGGTTCTTCTACGGGAAATGTGGATGCTCTTCTGGACTTTTACTCCATGCTTACGGACGATACAGTTCAGGGAATTTCAGCAACTACATATATAAAATCCATGCCTCAGACCTGTGCTGTGAATATCGGTGTGTTTTTCGGGCTTACCGGCCGGATGCTGACCTCAAATACAGCCTGTACTTCCGGCAGTATATCAATCGGATTGGGATATGAATCCATCCGTGAAGGTAAGCAGACTGTTATGCTATGCGGTGGAGCTGAAGAAATGGGTCCTGCCAATGCTGCAGTATTCGATACCCTCTTTGCCACCAGTACCAGAAATGATGCTCCTAAAACATCACCCAGTCCATTTGATAAAGACAGAGATGGTCTGGTTATAGGGGAAGGGGCAGGTACTCTAGTTCTTGAAGAGTATGAACACGCAAAAGCACGAGGGGCTAAGATATATGCAGAGCTTGTCGGTTTTGGAACTAATACTGATGGAGTTCATATTACGCAGCCTAATAAAGAGACCATGGAGCAGGCATTGCACCTTGCTCTTGAAAGCGGTGGATTGAAAGCGGATGATATTGATTATGTAAACGGCCATGGAACAGCCACTCAGCATGGAGATATTGCAGAGAGTCAGGCCACCCGGAATTGTTTTAAGAGAAAAATCCCCTATAGTAGCCTGAAAAGTTATTTTGGGCATACTCTTGGAGCCTGCGGGGCAATCGAATCCTGGCTGACTATCAATATGATGAATATTGGATGGATTGCTCCGAACCTGAATCTGAATGAGCTGGACAGCAACTGCGGGGAGCTTGATTATATACAGGAAGATGGAAGAGAATTTAATCCTGAATATGCAATGTGTAACAATTTTGCCTTCGGAGGAATAAACACCTCGCTTATCTTCAAAAAATGGGATCAGGAATAGTCTGACAGACGGTGGTATGCATTGTCGGATTGAGATAAACAGTTGTTTTTTCTGGAATTCTTTCGAATAAATATATATATTTAGAAGTATATGTTTAAGATTAAGGAGTCGTCAATGAAGAAGACTTTCAGAATAAGCCTGATATTGTTTTTTTTATCAGCATTTTCCGTCGCCGCAGAAAGCTATCCCCCCCAGGGCTGGAGTTCAGATATTCTGGAAGCCCTTGCCGAGTCTGAAGACACCGGTAAAGACGTACTTTTGAACTTTACAGGTTCAGACTGGTGCTCCTGGTGCCTCAAGCTTCGGGATGAAGTATTTGAGACCCCTAAGTTTAAGAAATATGCTGAAGAGAATCTGGTTTTGGTATTTCTCGATTTTCCTAATGGTATTGAACTCTCTGATGATGTTAAAAAACAGAATGAGCTGATGGCTCAGGTTTTCGGTGTTCAGGGATTCCCCACTCTCTGGCTTATGGACTCAGAGCAGGTTCCTATTATGAAGACCGGCTATCAATCCGGAGGGGTAGAAGCATATATCCGTCACCTTGAAGAAGATCGTCCTGCACTTGATGATGCAACAAAGAAAGAGTATCAGGACCTTATTCGCAAGGCTGTTAAAGATAATCTGGGAACCTGGTAACACTATATAATATCCGCTGTTGATTCAGCGGATATTTGATTTGGACGAGAGCATTTTCTCCCGGATTAATCCCTGCCAGTCCTTCGGCATTGCTGTGGGCTTTCCTTCACTGAGAGAGACACATCCCGTCTTGACCTTTATTTCACAGAGCAGTTCTTCTTCTCTATAAATATTCTGATCAAAAATAAGGGTGAATGTTTCACATTTTGTAATACTGGTTTTTATAGTAAGAGTATCATCCAGAAATGCAGGTCTGTTATAGCTTACATTCAGTGAGCGGACGACAAAGCCTATTCCCTGTTCCTGGAGGGGGCCTCGCTGCTCTCCGCCAAGCAGGCGTATCAGTTCACTCCTGGCATGTTCCGCCATTTCAATATAACGGCTGTGATAAACAACCCCGCCTGCATCTGTATCGCTGTAATAAACCCTCTTTAAAAGATTGTGGGTATTATCCTGTATTGTTCCTGATAAATTATCTTCCATGATCCTATTCTATAGTAGAGACCGACGGGTTGAAAGGCTTTCCAAGTTTTGTTCATTTCAGTAGAATACTTTTATGATATTAACAGTAAAAAAATTCCTAACAAACAAAGATAATGATTATGAAAGCATGACTTCCCGGGTTGGTCAGATGCGGATCTTTCTGGAGCATATTCTTGCCGGAAGAGTCCCTAATGAGAAGTACTCACAGGATTCTTTATTACAGTACTGCCGCTCTCTGGTGGAGGGGCAGAGAGATGGAATGGAGGGACTGGATGCCGGTTCCTGGAGTGTTTCACCTTCTCCTCTCGAGATTGCGGAAGATGATAAGAACGATTACCATTTTTTCCCGACATATATAGCCCTGGCTACTCTTGTTTTCTGCGGTGAAAAGGATTCCCGTGTTAAGGACATTCCAGGGTATGATGATGCTCTGAAAAAAGGATTTTCTTTTGCCGTATCATCTGAGCTGAACGGATACGGATTCAACAGTCTGTTTCAGCAGATGGAGGCCGTACTGATTCTCGGTTCCGGGGGCTGCCCGCGTTATCTTGTGAGCAATCCCGACAGCGGACCTGTAATGATCAGCCGGTTAAAGGAACTGGGCAATGATTTTCAGCAGCGTCTTGATAAAGATGATACGATTCTCTCCTTCGGCGGGGACTATAAGAGACAGTTTACACTGGCCTGTAAGCTCCTTGAGCCGCTGATGGAAAAATCTGTATAGTTTGCTGTTAAATAAATGATTGATTTCTTTTTCTCTTCGGGTTCATAATGAGTTATGACAGTCAGAAAAAAGAAGTCTTCTCCCTCTAAAATTACTCTGCCGGCTCTTTGTCTGCTTATTCTTTTACTTGCACTGCCCCTTTCTGTCCTTTACCTGACCAGGCAGAAAGAGCAGAAAAGGGTCAGTGAAATCAGAGGGCAGCTGGAGCAGCTGGGTGAACTGGTAACGGTTACCCAGTTGTACAGATCAGTTTTTTATACCAGAGAAAAAAAGAATTTTATCCAGGATAAATCCATTCTGTTTACAGCAGAGTTTATTGTTCAGGCCGGAGTGGATCTCTCTGAAGGTTTTGACCTCTCAGTAAAGGGCGGTCAGGCACGACTTATTCTTCCGCCTGGACGTATCTTTCTGGTTGATGCGGATGATACAAGTTTCAGACAAATCTTAATCAAAGAAAAATTCTCAAGTATCAATACCGGTGACTTCCTCCCTCTTGTCTCTGAAGAGGCAGACTCTATAGAAGAGCAGGCTGTGAATCAGGGACTTCCTGCTGCTGCCGAAGATAAGGCTGTCATTCTTATGAAAGGAATTCTCAGAGCTGCAGGTGTAGACAATATTCAGGTTGTATTTCGTGAGAGGGCAGGTATATGAAGACAATCCGGCTGATGATTATTCTACTGGTACTTTCTGTACTCCTCACTCTCCTTCTTCTTGTTCAAAAGGGAATCATCCGTTTCCCCTGGCAGCCGGAACGGATCACCCATGTTTATACAGAGCTTATCGAGAGCAGTGAAAGCTCACTATTGCAGACCGCTGAGTTTCGGTTCAAGCTTATCTTTCCCTATGATTTTGTGGATGAGGGTGATGAGGTTAACTGGCAGTTTCTGCAGCGGCAGTTTGAAAATCTTCCCGAAGAGTTTCCCATGCGGGCTTCGGAGGAATTCTATTTTGACAGAGAGATTCCCTTTATGTGGAAATATGCAGAATTATATGCTCTTTGTCGGGAGTGTGGAATTGATCCGGCGGGGAGAGGAGAAGACTTCATTGTTGTCTCAACCAGGACAAGAGCCGGTTTTAATTTTAATGAAGAATCTATTTTTCTTGATACAGAGCTTCCGGATGGAAAAGTGGTTTTGACCCTGCCCGGACCCGAAATAACTGCTATAATTATTGAAGACAGAATAGCTGAAGATGGCGGATATCCCGAGCTTGAGATGTCACCCTCCCAGTGGAGCCGTTTTATCACTGCATTGACTCCTGAAATCGCTAAGCTGGCAGTGGATGAGGGTATTCTGGATCTGGCGGAAGAAACAGCACGGTTTCTTTTAAGTGATTTATTCGGAGGAGCCGGTCTTAAGCTTCAGAGGATCGATTTTAATTATGAAACAGCTGAATAATAGGCTATGGATTGCAGTTCTGATCTTTTTTGTCCCATTTTTTCTTTGTGCAGAAACTGATTCTGCTCAGACATGGGGTATGAATAGAGATGAAGAGTTCGTCAGTATATATGATGATTTTGATGACGGTTCCTATGGACGTTCAGAGTACCGCTCTGTCTTCAGAACTGTAAAGATGTCGGCCTTTGCCCGTACAAAGACTCACCCCGTTGCCTCTCCCGCATGGGAAGAGACCAGTCATCTGACGGCAGTGGTTCTCTCTTCGGAGAGGGAGGAGGAGATTCGGCAGGGAGCCTATTCTCTGATTCTCAGGGAGATGGACGGAGTCTATTATTACAGTAGAGACGGGGTGAATTTCTCATTTACACTGGAGAAAGCAGGGGAAGAGATCCGAGCTGTACTTGAAGGGTATTATCAGGGTAGAAATGCTGATTGGCTGGAACCGGTCTGGAATCATTATCAGGAGAACTATATAATCAGAATTCATAGCGCCGAAAATATATTTGAACCTTGGCGGGAAGTTATTCAGTACAGAGAGGCTATTCTTATGGCAACACTGCTTGGAGACCGCGATCAGTGGCTCTGGGGGATTCATGACGGCAGCGATATTCTAAAACTGCCATAAGAAGTGTTGATTTTTTACCGGGCTTAGAGTTATAGTCTAGGCGGTTTTTAAGTGAGGTAGATTATGAAAAGCACAGACTTGGCCCGGAAAGACCGGGATTTAAAAAAAGCCAGAAAAAAAGAAGATGTTCTTCAGAGAAAAATGGAGAAAGGTGACCGGAAGATAGGTGAATACATCTCTGAGCTGGCCGATTTGTTTTTCCATGACGATGTTAAAATTTATAATATCGAATCCAGTGAAGATATAATGATGCTTCTGGAAGAGTTAAAAGAAGATCAGCCTGAAAAACAGTGGAATACTGTTCTGCGTAAGGCTATTAAAAAGACCAAGGTTAAAGAAAAAGATGCTGCCCTGAGTGAACTCAGAGCAATGGGAGATATTCCTGAGGATTGATCAGGGATATAGCTCCTCACCACGACGGTCCGGGATGGAACTCAGTTCCTTTCCCCGGCTGCTTTCTGAAATGAAGAGTCCGCAATAGCATTGCCCGAACTCTTCTACATCAGCTTTACAGTAGTCACAGGGGCAGCAGATGTCCCTGTCTTTTTTTTTGTCTCCCCAGGATTCACGACAGGGACAACAGTAATAGCCGAGGCTGTTATACATCTCCATCAGACCCTCTTTTATTGACTCGATATGATCCTTATCGGGATTTAGAAGAAGATCCTGCTTTACTGTGACAGCTTCGAGAAAAATCTGTACATCCTTTATTGTCTTCTCCCTCATGATTACTCTTGTTCCATTAGTTCTTTTTCCCAGGCAATGCGTATAAATCCTGTAAGAATCTCTTTATCGTCAATGATCAGGGTAGGATAGCTGAGACGCTTATCATACTTTTCTGTGAACTCAATTTTCATCTTCTTTTTCAGCTCAGTATCAATTTTGTCCAGAAACAGGTAGTCGTAGCTGAAATCATTGTCATCCAGAAACTGTTTTCCCTTTTTACAGAAGCTGCAGGTTGTTAATCCGAGAAGCGTCAGTTTGTGATCTGTTCTGCTTCCTTCACTTTTGCTAAAATCCACATTATCAAACATTATCATATTCTCCTGTATTCAAATTTCTGTTTTTCATTGTCTTAAGAACAGAATGATTGTAATTTTGTATAACTATATTGTAAGCGATTCAATCTGATTTTACAGTCTGAATTTTTGAATTGGCAGTGAAGTTTTGAATTTAATAAATGAGAGGAAATTTTATGAAAGATATGAAGAATAGAAGTGAATTTGACGAGGCCCTTGCCTCTGATAAATATGTGTGTGCCTTGTTTACAGCAGACTGGTGCCCCGATTGCCATGTGATCAAACCTATAATTCCTGAACTGGAGAAGGTCTATGGAGATGAATTTGACTTTATTTCCCTGGAGCGGGATGAGTTTCTTGATCTCTGCCAGGAGATGAATGTATTCGGAATCCCCAGTTTTATCTGCTACAGTAAGGGTGAGGAATGTGGCCGTTTTGTAAGTAAGGATGCCAAGACCAGAGAAGAGATCGAAGAATTTCTTAAGAAAACAGCAGCTTCCTGAACTCCTCAACAGTTTCCAGATAGTAGCTGCAGTGCTTCTTCATATACTCCCTGATTTCAGGGATATTGTGTCCCCAGCCTGCAGCCGCTATGGGAACCGAACTTCTGCGGCTCATTTCAACAGCCGGTTTCAGATCATCAAGAATAAGCACCTCTTCGGGCTTAAGTTTATAATGTCTTAATATCTCCAGAACAGGATAGGGATTGGGTTTTCGTTTTTCAGTATCAAAATCCCAACCGAATACAAGTTCCGGCAGATCTTCTGCATCTGCATGTTTATAGTCTCTGCGGATAAGATCCTCTTCAGAATGGGATACTACGGTAATTATACCGCCGCTGTTTTTATATTCTCTCAGTATATCCAGATACCCTGGAAAGAAGGGCGGAATATGCTGAGTAGTGAATTCTCTCCATATTCTGTACTCCTCCTTAACTTCTTCTTTTGAAAATCCGAGTTCTCCTGTCATGTATTCCATAATACCGGGAGAGAAGTTCTTTAACAGCCATCCATCCAGGGTTGCAGGTGCATGGCCGGGACGGAGCTGGCGCATGACTTCAATATGAGCCGGATAGTGGATGTGGGGTGTACTTTCGACTGATGTGTCATCATGGTCGAGTATGAGGCATCTGTATTTCAACTCTCTTCTCCCGGGTTCTCTGCGTTTTCAAGAAGTCCCTGATCGGTGCTTTTATTATGTTCAAAGAGTCCGGTGAATCTGGTTCCGTCACTCCAGGTGAATGATCCGATTCCATGCATCTCTCCCTGGACAAACTGACCCCTGTATCTGCTGCCGTTGGGCCACAGACATTCTCCTTCACCATGGGGCAGACCGTTTTTAAACTGTCCGGTGTAGCTGCTGCCGTTTTTATGAAGCAGGTTGCCATTGCCGTCCAAATGGCCGTTTGAGAATGTGCCGCTGTATCTGCTGCCGTCCCTTCCCCAGAATTCTCCCTGTCCGTCGGGGATATTGCTGCAGTTTACTGACCCTTTGTATCTGCCGTTTTTAAACATTACTTCGTTTTCAGCAGGGATGACTTCCTCTTCCTGGATCTCAATATCTGATTTTGCATCATCTATTGATTCGACTGTTGCCATAGCTGTTGTGGAAGGCTTTGATTCAAAATGATCGGGCAGGGATATGATGGTATCTTCCGGAGGTTCTGAATTACTACTCTGATTTTTGGCTGATTCCACTCCTGATGACGCCAGGGATATGTTTCTATAGAGGATTTCTATAATGACTGGATCCTGCTTCTCTTCAATCCGGTAGCTCTCTCTTTTCAACCAGTTTTCACCATGGAAGGCCGTATATTCGTATTTGGTCTGTTCCAGAATCATATTGTCCTGATTTATCACGGTCTCTTTGGATATAAGTCCCTGCATATTTCTCTTGAGACGGCAGCTTCTCAGTAGGACTCCCTCGGGATCTCTGATCTCCTTGAGGATCACATTCTTATATTCATCATAACCGTATGAACAGATGGTCTCCTGAATACCTGAAGACCATGTTGTTGTAAAGTTGAGTATGTCTTTATTGCTGTAGTGGTAGCTGATCTTTTCATCATCCTGAATTTCAGTCAGAAGTCTGCCTGCAGAGTATTGATAAATGCGTTCACGGCTGATCTGTTCGTCATTTCTGACTTCCACTTCTTTTTCCAGAAGATGGTCATCATTGTAGTGGTAGAAGGTCGTTTTTCGAGATTCCTGTCTCTGGATAAGAAGACCGCTGTTGTCGTAAAAGAGTTTGGCTACAAAGAGCCTCTGTTCTTCCTGTTGTGCCGGCTGATCCGGATCGGGTCTGACTGATTCGATGGTCATTGAACTCAGTTTTCCACGGCAGTTGAACTCTTCCATAAAAGGATTATGGTTTGAAAAGCAGAAAGATTCAATCGATTCTTTTTCGGTATTTAGAGACAAAGGGTTGAAGTAATAGAAGACAAGTCTCAATTTATCCCTTTCTAAAACCGTTAATAAGAGTGTATATTAAAAATACACCACAAAAGGTTCCTTATAAATGAAAAAAGTTCTTATAATCGATGATGCATCCATGTACCGTGAGTTCATGCAGTCTCAGCTGACCAATTATGGCTTTGATGTTAATGCAGCCATTAATGGACTGGACGGAGTGTCCAAGATAAGAAGTTTCATGCCAGACGTCATTATTATGGATTATTTGCTCTCCCGTAAAAGCAGTCTTGATGTACTCAAGGACAAGATGCGGGACCCCAATGCCAAGGATCTCCCTGTTATTATGTGTTCTGCCAATGTGGACCGCAAGAAGATCCTGGAAGTCGCTCCCTATGGTGTAAAAAAATTCCTGAATAAACCCATTAAGATAGATGCTCTTCTTGCAGCTCTTTCAGAGATACTGGGTGTGGACATCAGGGTGGATGAAACTCCCTGTCTTCTTGATGCTCATCTTAATGATCAGATTCTCTTTATTGAGATTGCCAGGGGTTTTAATAACGAAAAGATCAGTCTTCTTCAATATAAAATTGCCGAACTCCTGAAGCTCTATAAGGTTCAGTATCCGCGGATTCTGATTCTTTTGACAGATATTCAGATGCGTCCCGAGGATAAGCCGAAACTGGACCGTCTGCTTGGAGAGGTTGATAAATTTGTTGACTCCTTCAATCAGGTTCGTATCCTCACTCTTGATGAGGATATCAAGAATTATATCAAATATCATATGGAGTATAAGTCAATTGAAATTGCACCTTCTCTTGAGAAGGCTGTGAGCGGACTCCTGGGAATCAAAGGCCTTGAGTCAATGACATCGGAACAGGATGGTGTTCAGGATGTACTCCTCTCCTCTAAGGATGATCAGAGGGGAAATGAGGTTTTTCAGCTTAATTTTCAGGATGAAGGAAGAAACATGACTGAAGGCCTGAAAAGCAGGAATCTTAAAGTTGCTGTTGTTGATGATGACTTTATTGTTCATAAAATCGTAGCTAAGGCCAGTGAAAAAACCAGCTGGTCCATGAGCTATTATTCAAACGGGAGGAAATTCACAGAAGATCTTGCACAGAAGAACTTTGATTTTCTTCTTCTGGATCTCATGATGCCGGATATGGACGGTTTTCAGGTGATGGAGTATCTGAAGAAGAATTCTATAATCATTCCCACAATCATACTGTCGGCTTTGACAAAAAAAGAGAGTGTCCTCAAGGCGAGAGTGCTGGGGGTTAACAGTTATCTGATTAAACCACTTAAACCGGAGGGAATTATTGATAAGATTATTGATGTCCTGGCCAATCAGAATGCGGAATAGCAGATGGCGGAAAAAAAGAAAAATATCAATTGGCAGGAACTCTTTAATCAATTTCCCCGGGCCATTGCGGTATTAGGGAATGACGGGACAATTCTCTATGGAAATGACCGTTTAAAATTTCACTACAAAAAATGGGGAGAAAGTCTTACTTTCCGTTATGAACCTGTCCGCAAAGAGTGGCAGGATTTTCTTGCAGCCTTCCTGAAGGGACAAAAGCCGCACGATCAGATTATTGTTATTGTTCCTGATAACACAGCCAACAAACGATGGTTCTCGATCAAGCTGACAAGAAGCAGCAGTAATTCCCGAATTTTTATGCTGGAAGAAGATATCACTGATCAGCATATTTATGAACAGAATTTGAAGAAAGCAAGGGATGCAGCCGAGCAGGCTACAAGAACCAAGTCAGAATTCCTGGCAAATATGAGTCATGAAATACGTACCCCTATCCATACCGTAATCGGAATGTCTGAACTGATGAATCTGACAAAGCTTGATCAGGAACAGGAAGAGTACAGCTCTCAGATTCGTTTCTCAGCGGATGTCCTTCTCTCCCTCATCAATGATATTCTCGATTTTTCCAAGATTGAAGCCGGGCAGCTTGAGTTGGAATATACCTCCTGTAATCTTCAGGAGCTAATGGAAGATTCCTTGGACCTTATTGCCCTGGAAGCCCATAAGAAGACTGTGGATGTAGGACTTTATGCAGAATCCGGAACAGATTTTCAGGTTGAGGGTGATCCTACAAGATTACGGCAGGTTGCTGTGAACCTGACCAATAATGCAGTAAAATTCACCCAGAAGGGACAGGTAATGATTTACCTGACCAGACTGGAGCAGGATGCCCGTTCAGTAACCATCAAGGTTTCTGTTAAAGACAGTGGAATAGGAATTCCTGAAGAGAAGAAACAGAGACTCTTTGAGGCATTTACACAGGCCGATTCATCCACAACCAGACGTTTCGGCGGAACCGGTCTGGGGCTGACAATATCGAAGAACCTGGTTGCCCAGATGGGGGGAGATCTTCAGGTTGAAAGCGAGCCAGGTGTGGGTTCTGAGTTTTTCTTTACCCTCACATTTCCACGGGCCGTTCCATATAGAACAGTAGCAGCCGGGTTTGAATTCGGTGAAAATCTTAAGAGTCTGTCAGTACTCCTTGTGGATGATAATCAGAGTATTCGTGAATCCCTTACATCCTATCTTGAAAGCTGGGGTTGTATTGTGGATCTTGCCGGTGGAGGGCGTGAGGCTATCAGTATGATGGAAGGCAGGACTGCAACAGAGAAGCCCCATTATGATCTGTGTATCTGTGATCAGATGATGCCTGAGATCGACGGCTGGCAGCTGGCCAGTGAAGTCCGTGCAGACAGTGCTCTTGCCGATACCAAGATGATTCTTATGTCTCTTAAGGGCCGGGGCACGGAAGAGGCTAAAATGAAGCTTCTGGGCTGGTTTTCCGCCTATATCACCAAGCCTGTAAGAAAGAAGGATCTCTGGGATAAGTGTATTCTTGCTCTGTTTCCTGAACAGGCGGAACTGGGAGATCTTGAGGAGCTTGAAGAACTGGAAGATCTGGAAGATCTTGATAAGGCTGAAGGAATAGCCAGGTCAGGGAGTGAACCTGGGAAGAAAGAGGGGCTTATCCTTATTGCGGAGGATCATCCTGTAAACAGAAAGCTATTCGAATCAATTCTGGTGAAGCAGGGCTATTCTGTTATCCTGGCGGAGAACGGTCAGGAAGCACTGGATATGGCAAAATC
This window harbors:
- a CDS encoding thioester dehydrase; amino-acid sequence: MNALTLPCRKPELFKYSPHQSSMLLLDQAIDYNLDDSCITTSLVITETSEFLDQKQMKMPVWVSFEYMAQSIALLSGIAHVQTGGVPKIGFIMGVRDCSMEQAWFELADEVTIQVLEEFREGDVAVFEGRALVGDKLYCSAVLSVVENNKELMDQWTDKFSIA
- the fabG gene encoding 3-oxoacyl-ACP reductase FabG — translated: MKKRVLVTGASKGIGRAIALAAAENGFDLAIHYNKDIKGAEETAALAAELGASSSILGFDISDRDKCEKILTEDMDKLGTYYGVVCNAGVSSDNAFPSITSEDWDYVVHTNLDGFYNVLHPLVMPMVRAKKGGRIITLSSVSGIIGNRGQVNYSASKAGIIGATKALAVELGKRKITVNCIAPGVIESDMTKDIPWDHISSSVPLRRMGKPEEVGSLAAFLLSDGASYISRQVISVNGGMI
- a CDS encoding beta-ketoacyl-ACP synthase, whose protein sequence is MNKRVVVTGGAAITPLGSDWDTIEAGLRAKENAVVRMSEWDRYDGLNTRLAAPADWTAPKYPRKKTRGMGRVSYMAVHATEMALEKAGLIDHPILTSGKAGISYGSSTGNVDALLDFYSMLTDDTVQGISATTYIKSMPQTCAVNIGVFFGLTGRMLTSNTACTSGSISIGLGYESIREGKQTVMLCGGAEEMGPANAAVFDTLFATSTRNDAPKTSPSPFDKDRDGLVIGEGAGTLVLEEYEHAKARGAKIYAELVGFGTNTDGVHITQPNKETMEQALHLALESGGLKADDIDYVNGHGTATQHGDIAESQATRNCFKRKIPYSSLKSYFGHTLGACGAIESWLTINMMNIGWIAPNLNLNELDSNCGELDYIQEDGREFNPEYAMCNNFAFGGINTSLIFKKWDQE
- a CDS encoding thioredoxin family protein, which produces MKKTFRISLILFFLSAFSVAAESYPPQGWSSDILEALAESEDTGKDVLLNFTGSDWCSWCLKLRDEVFETPKFKKYAEENLVLVFLDFPNGIELSDDVKKQNELMAQVFGVQGFPTLWLMDSEQVPIMKTGYQSGGVEAYIRHLEEDRPALDDATKKEYQDLIRKAVKDNLGTW
- a CDS encoding YbgC/FadM family acyl-CoA thioesterase, with the translated sequence MEDNLSGTIQDNTHNLLKRVYYSDTDAGGVVYHSRYIEMAEHARSELIRLLGGEQRGPLQEQGIGFVVRSLNVSYNRPAFLDDTLTIKTSITKCETFTLIFDQNIYREEELLCEIKVKTGCVSLSEGKPTAMPKDWQGLIREKMLSSKSNIR
- a CDS encoding DUF4230 domain-containing protein, with the translated sequence MTVRKKKSSPSKITLPALCLLILLLALPLSVLYLTRQKEQKRVSEIRGQLEQLGELVTVTQLYRSVFYTREKKNFIQDKSILFTAEFIVQAGVDLSEGFDLSVKGGQARLILPPGRIFLVDADDTSFRQILIKEKFSSINTGDFLPLVSEEADSIEEQAVNQGLPAAAEDKAVILMKGILRAAGVDNIQVVFRERAGI
- a CDS encoding DUF4230 domain-containing protein, encoding MKTIRLMIILLVLSVLLTLLLLVQKGIIRFPWQPERITHVYTELIESSESSLLQTAEFRFKLIFPYDFVDEGDEVNWQFLQRQFENLPEEFPMRASEEFYFDREIPFMWKYAELYALCRECGIDPAGRGEDFIVVSTRTRAGFNFNEESIFLDTELPDGKVVLTLPGPEITAIIIEDRIAEDGGYPELEMSPSQWSRFITALTPEIAKLAVDEGILDLAEETARFLLSDLFGGAGLKLQRIDFNYETAE
- a CDS encoding ferredoxin-thioredoxin reductase catalytic domain-containing protein gives rise to the protein MREKTIKDVQIFLEAVTVKQDLLLNPDKDHIESIKEGLMEMYNSLGYYCCPCRESWGDKKKDRDICCPCDYCKADVEEFGQCYCGLFISESSRGKELSSIPDRRGEELYP
- a CDS encoding glutaredoxin codes for the protein MFDNVDFSKSEGSRTDHKLTLLGLTTCSFCKKGKQFLDDNDFSYDYLFLDKIDTELKKKMKIEFTEKYDKRLSYPTLIIDDKEILTGFIRIAWEKELMEQE
- a CDS encoding thioredoxin family protein; the encoded protein is MKDMKNRSEFDEALASDKYVCALFTADWCPDCHVIKPIIPELEKVYGDEFDFISLERDEFLDLCQEMNVFGIPSFICYSKGEECGRFVSKDAKTREEIEEFLKKTAAS
- a CDS encoding HAD family hydrolase, giving the protein MKYRCLILDHDDTSVESTPHIHYPAHIEVMRQLRPGHAPATLDGWLLKNFSPGIMEYMTGELGFSKEEVKEEYRIWREFTTQHIPPFFPGYLDILREYKNSGGIITVVSHSEEDLIRRDYKHADAEDLPELVFGWDFDTEKRKPNPYPVLEILRHYKLKPEEVLILDDLKPAVEMSRRSSVPIAAAGWGHNIPEIREYMKKHCSYYLETVEEFRKLLFS
- a CDS encoding MORN repeat-containing protein translates to MEEFNCRGKLSSMTIESVRPDPDQPAQQEEQRLFVAKLFYDNSGLLIQRQESRKTTFYHYNDDHLLEKEVEVRNDEQISRERIYQYSAGRLLTEIQDDEKISYHYSNKDILNFTTTWSSGIQETICSYGYDEYKNVILKEIRDPEGVLLRSCRLKRNMQGLISKETVINQDNMILEQTKYEYTAFHGENWLKRESYRIEEKQDPVIIEILYRNISLASSGVESAKNQSSNSEPPEDTIISLPDHFESKPSTTAMATVESIDDAKSDIEIQEEEVIPAENEVMFKNGRYKGSVNCSNIPDGQGEFWGRDGSRYSGTFSNGHLDGNGNLLHKNGSSYTGQFKNGLPHGEGECLWPNGSRYRGQFVQGEMHGIGSFTWSDGTRFTGLFEHNKSTDQGLLENAENPGEES